One window from the genome of Rufibacter tibetensis encodes:
- a CDS encoding phosphoribosylanthranilate isomerase yields the protein MPYRNLKIKVCGMKYSENIEELLMLQPDFVGFIFYEKSPRFITTQWAVFSSVFPKDTRKVGVFVDEEVDVMLQKVTEMGLEVVQLHGQESPQVCLELQDSGLTVMKAFRVGTDFDFTELSYYQNCCNFFLFDASGANPGGNGVRFNWELLKNYTLDVPFFLSGGIDLEHLEEIKALQLPHLYGVDLNSKFEIQPGLKDVNRLKGFMEGLRN from the coding sequence ATGCCATACAGGAATTTGAAAATAAAGGTGTGCGGCATGAAGTACAGCGAGAACATTGAGGAACTCCTGATGCTTCAGCCAGACTTTGTAGGCTTTATTTTCTATGAGAAGTCTCCAAGATTCATCACTACGCAATGGGCTGTTTTCTCCTCTGTTTTCCCAAAAGACACCCGAAAGGTGGGTGTGTTTGTGGACGAGGAGGTAGACGTAATGTTGCAGAAGGTAACCGAGATGGGGCTGGAGGTGGTGCAGTTGCACGGGCAGGAATCACCCCAGGTTTGCCTGGAGTTGCAGGATTCTGGTCTTACTGTCATGAAGGCCTTCAGGGTGGGAACAGACTTCGACTTTACTGAGTTAAGCTATTACCAGAACTGCTGCAACTTCTTTCTATTTGATGCTAGCGGCGCCAACCCTGGCGGCAACGGGGTACGCTTCAACTGGGAGTTGCTGAAGAACTACACGTTGGATGTTCCTTTCTTTTTAAGCGGCGGTATAGATTTAGAGCACCTGGAGGAAATAAAAGCCCTGCAGTTACCGCACCTGTACGGAGTTGATTTGAACAGCAAGTTTGAAATTCAGCCGGGTCTGAAAGACGTGAACCGGTTAAAAGGATTTATGGAAGGCTTACGTAATTAG
- the trpB gene encoding tryptophan synthase subunit beta, which produces MEYGVNERGYYGQFGGAFIPEMLYPNVEELREKYLSIIQEPAFQEELQDLLRDYVGRPTPLYHAKRLSEKYNTKIYLKREDLNHTGAHKINNTVGQILLAKRLGKKRIIAETGAGQHGVATATVCALAGLECIVYMGKIDTERQRPNVEKMRLLGATVVPVTSGSQTLKDATNEAIRDWINHPEDTHYIIGSVVGPHPYPDMVARFQSVISEEIRKQMLEKEGRELPDYVVACVGGGSNAAGAFFHFLDEPSVRLIAVEAAGLGVDSGHSAATSILGKTGIIHGSKTLLMQTEDGQITEPYSISAGLDYPGVGPQHAHLAQTGRAQFIAITDADAMEALRELSRLEGIIPAIESSHALAALKEINAGPNDVVVLNLSGRGDKDLNTILTYFEEQDASK; this is translated from the coding sequence ATGGAATACGGAGTAAATGAACGCGGCTACTATGGCCAATTTGGTGGGGCTTTTATCCCTGAAATGCTGTACCCTAACGTGGAAGAGCTTCGGGAAAAGTACCTGAGCATTATTCAGGAACCAGCCTTTCAGGAAGAGTTGCAGGACCTGCTGCGTGACTACGTAGGAAGGCCTACGCCTTTGTACCACGCCAAGCGGCTTTCAGAAAAGTACAACACTAAAATCTACCTCAAGCGCGAGGACCTGAACCATACGGGCGCCCATAAAATCAACAACACCGTGGGGCAAATCTTATTAGCCAAACGGCTAGGCAAGAAACGCATCATCGCGGAGACCGGTGCCGGTCAGCACGGCGTGGCTACCGCTACTGTTTGCGCCCTGGCTGGGTTAGAGTGTATTGTGTACATGGGCAAGATTGACACGGAGCGCCAGCGCCCTAACGTGGAAAAGATGCGGCTATTAGGGGCAACCGTGGTACCTGTGACTTCCGGTTCCCAAACCTTGAAAGACGCCACCAACGAAGCTATCCGGGACTGGATCAACCATCCGGAAGATACTCACTACATCATTGGTTCTGTAGTAGGTCCGCACCCGTACCCAGACATGGTCGCCCGTTTTCAATCCGTTATCTCAGAAGAGATCAGAAAACAGATGCTGGAGAAGGAAGGACGTGAGTTGCCCGATTACGTGGTGGCCTGCGTAGGCGGTGGCTCTAACGCCGCCGGTGCATTCTTCCATTTCCTGGATGAGCCTTCGGTGAGGTTGATTGCTGTGGAGGCAGCTGGCTTGGGAGTAGATTCGGGTCATTCAGCGGCTACTTCTATTTTGGGTAAGACAGGTATTATTCACGGCAGCAAAACACTGCTGATGCAAACCGAAGACGGTCAGATTACCGAACCGTATTCTATCTCTGCTGGTTTGGATTACCCAGGTGTGGGACCGCAGCACGCGCACCTTGCTCAAACTGGCCGCGCTCAGTTTATTGCCATCACCGATGCAGATGCCATGGAAGCCCTACGCGAACTTAGCCGCTTGGAAGGAATCATCCCGGCTATTGAAAGCTCACACGCGTTGGCCGCCCTGAAAGAAATCAATGCTGGTCCAAACGATGTGGTGGTGCTTAACCTATCCGGCCGCGGCGACAAAGACCTTAATACCATTCTCACATACTTTGAAGAACAAGATGCCTCAAAATAG
- the aroF gene encoding 3-deoxy-7-phosphoheptulonate synthase: MLIQLHTNITPVEKAAIISKAGELKYKTTEVVTQAGHYLVGTGKAEFDVRIIGNLPGIKDIHIVSDDYRLVSRKWKVNPTVIDFGDGLQVKEGEFTIMAGPCSIENEDQIEKTINHLVSQNVRFMRGGVFKPRSSPYSFRGLGIEGLKLFYEMCRAQGIKIVTEVMQVSQIAEMEPYTDVFQVGARNTQNFNLLDELGKVDKPVLLKRGISGTIDELLYSAEYIFSGGNEKLMLCERGIRTYETASRNTLDLNAIPILKEKTHLPVIVDPSHGIGIREYVEPMALAAIMAGADGIIYETHEKPEEAASDGAQTLSFSESERLIRKMRKTFELRKELA; this comes from the coding sequence ATGCTGATTCAACTACATACTAATATAACCCCGGTAGAGAAGGCCGCCATCATAAGCAAGGCCGGGGAACTGAAATACAAAACAACAGAGGTGGTAACTCAGGCGGGGCATTACCTGGTGGGCACCGGTAAAGCCGAGTTTGACGTGCGGATCATCGGCAATTTGCCAGGCATCAAAGACATCCATATTGTGTCAGACGATTATAGGTTAGTTTCCAGAAAATGGAAAGTAAACCCTACAGTGATTGATTTCGGAGATGGATTGCAGGTAAAAGAAGGGGAGTTCACCATCATGGCCGGACCTTGCTCTATTGAGAATGAAGACCAGATAGAGAAAACCATCAACCATTTGGTCAGCCAAAATGTGCGCTTTATGCGCGGCGGAGTTTTCAAACCACGTTCATCACCGTATTCTTTCCGGGGCTTAGGCATTGAAGGACTGAAGTTATTTTATGAAATGTGCCGTGCTCAAGGCATTAAGATTGTGACCGAAGTGATGCAAGTGTCACAGATTGCAGAAATGGAGCCTTACACCGATGTGTTCCAGGTAGGAGCCAGAAACACCCAAAACTTTAACTTATTAGATGAACTGGGCAAAGTAGACAAACCGGTTCTGTTGAAACGCGGCATCTCTGGCACCATTGATGAACTTTTATACTCTGCGGAGTACATCTTCTCTGGCGGCAACGAAAAACTGATGCTCTGCGAACGCGGCATTAGAACCTATGAAACGGCCAGCCGAAACACCCTTGATTTGAATGCCATTCCTATTCTAAAAGAGAAGACGCACTTACCCGTGATTGTAGACCCTTCGCACGGAATCGGGATCAGGGAATACGTAGAACCAATGGCTTTGGCCGCGATCATGGCCGGGGCTGATGGCATTATCTATGAAACCCATGAGAAACCTGAAGAAGCGGCCTCAGACGGTGCTCAGACCCTTAGTTTCTCTGAGTCTGAACGCTTGATCCGGAAAATGAGAAAAACTTTTGAATTGCGGAAAGAGCTGGCCTAA
- the trpA gene encoding tryptophan synthase subunit alpha: MPQNRLTRLFQEKSGNLLNIYFTAGYPKLEDTVTILEELEAAGADLVEIGMPFSDPLADGPTIQASNQVALENGMSIKKLLNQLVQVRERVSLPLILMGYLNPVMQYGFERFCEEAARVGVDGLILPDLPFAEYEEEYKPVLEKYGLSLIFLITPQTSEARIRQIDALTNSFIYMVSSASTTGSQVQASDSQQAYFSKVQKLGLKNPLLIGFGISDKPSFELACQSAHGAIIGSAFIKALQKPSEVRENVRSFLQSIKG; encoded by the coding sequence ATGCCTCAAAATAGACTCACGCGCCTATTTCAGGAGAAAAGCGGAAATCTACTCAATATCTATTTCACCGCCGGTTACCCTAAATTGGAAGACACCGTCACTATTCTGGAGGAACTGGAAGCTGCCGGAGCCGATTTAGTGGAGATTGGCATGCCCTTCTCAGACCCCTTAGCCGATGGTCCTACTATTCAAGCCAGCAACCAAGTGGCGCTAGAAAACGGGATGTCTATCAAGAAGTTATTGAACCAGCTAGTTCAGGTGCGGGAGCGGGTTTCATTGCCGTTGATTTTGATGGGATACCTGAACCCAGTCATGCAGTACGGCTTTGAGCGGTTCTGCGAAGAGGCCGCCAGAGTAGGGGTAGACGGCTTAATTTTACCGGACCTACCGTTTGCCGAGTATGAAGAAGAGTACAAACCAGTACTTGAGAAGTACGGCCTCAGCTTGATTTTCCTCATCACCCCGCAAACTTCTGAAGCCCGCATCCGGCAAATTGACGCTTTGACCAATTCGTTTATCTATATGGTGTCCAGTGCCAGCACTACTGGTAGCCAGGTACAGGCCAGTGATTCGCAGCAGGCGTATTTCTCTAAAGTGCAGAAGCTAGGCTTGAAGAATCCATTATTGATTGGGTTCGGGATCAGCGACAAGCCTTCCTTTGAACTGGCTTGCCAATCGGCCCATGGAGCCATTATTGGCAGTGCCTTTATAAAAGCCCTGCAGAAACCATCTGAGGTTCGGGAAAACGTAAGGTCCTTTTTGCAGTCTATTAAAGGGTAG